Proteins from one Cervus canadensis isolate Bull #8, Minnesota chromosome 25, ASM1932006v1, whole genome shotgun sequence genomic window:
- the E2F7 gene encoding transcription factor E2F7 translates to MEVNCLTLKDLISRPPRLDFAIEDGENSQKENIFVDLSRMAPKTPIKNEPIDLSKQKIFTPERNPITPVKLADRQQAEPWTPTANLKMLISAASPDIRDREKKKGLFRPIENKDDAFPDSLQLDVVDDSAVDEFEKQRPSRKQKSLGLLCQKFLARYPSYPLSTEKTTISLDEVAVSLGVERRRIYDIVNVLESLHLVSRVAKNQYDWHGRHSLPKTLRNLQRLGEEQKYEEQMAHLQQKELDLIDYKFGERRRDGCPDSQDPQLLDFSEADYPSSSANSRKDKSLRIMSQKFVTLFLVSKTKIVTLDVAAKILIEESQDTPDHSKFKTKVRRLYDIANVLTSLALIKKVHVTEDRGRKPAFKWIGPVDFSSTDDDLVDVSTPVLPELKKEIYGHIQFYAKQKLARHGSFNSEQASERIQRKVNSEPSSPYRQKQGSGGYSLEIGSLAAVYRQKIEDNSKAEAFASQSAMPPSSSLDPAAPLPGLCVDSEYCVSPLSCQVLPAAQTESKALSAQNGLSGGGVSLAPTAPDGEPLPPAVAAAGPLLYVPPAPLFMLCGGLQEGPPGPGAGSEGAAAEQPPVPAGQKRLSRDRKPQQEDEAPATKRQSRDHGAGPLALVVPKKPSDSTDIASPKNSAPHEDTHTNRQLSAAKAVLGKATTNGFVSFEWENPSRNTEIEKPSKENESTKEPSLLQYLYVQSPAGLNGFNVLLSGSQSPHAVGLPVGPLPPLSVPCVVVPSPTLGAFPVLCSPTVPGPGSSAPSPLPNAGPVNFGLPGLGSTAHLLIGPAALVNPKSSTLPSTDPQLQGPCSLHLSPVMSRSHGSVPPGSPAYGGHPVPAVKSQQSPVPVTPKSIRCTHQETFFKTPGSLGDPVLRGKERNQSRSSSSAQRRLEIPSGGAD, encoded by the exons ATGGAGGTAAACTGTCTAACACTAAAAGACCTGATCAGCAGGCCGCCCAGACTAGATTTTGCAATTGAAGATGGGGAAAATTCACAAAAG gaaaatatatttgttgaTCTCTCAAGGATGGCCCCAAAGACGCCAATAAAAAATGAGCCAATTGACTTGTCAAAGCAGAAAATCTTCACTCCAGAAAGAAATCCCATCACTCCGGTTAAGCTTGCTGACAGACAGCAAGCAGAACCATGGACGCCCACTGCTAACCTGAAGATGCTCATTAGCGCCGCCAGCCCGGACATAAGAGAccgagagaagaaaaaaggactaTTCAGGCCCATTGAGAACAAGGATGATGCGTTTCCAGACTCCCTGCAG CTTGATGTTGTAGATGACAGTGCTGTGGATGAGTTTGAAAAGCAAAGGccaagcagaaaacagaaaagtttagGACTCCTGTGCCAGAAGTTTCTAGCTCGCTATCCAAGTTACCCTCTGTCAACTGAAAAAACTACCATCTCCCTGGATGAAGTTGCTGTCAGTCTCG GCGTTGAAAGGAGACGCATCTATGACATTGTAAACGTGCTGGAGTCGCTGCATCTGGTCAGCCGGGTGGCCAAGAATCAGTACGACTGGCATGGTAGGCACAGCCTGCCCAAAACCCTGAGGAACCTCCAGAGATTAGGAGAAGagcagaaatatgaggagcagatgGCACACCTCCAGCAGAAAGAGCTCGACCTGATCGATTACAAATTCGGAGAACGCAGAAGAGATGGCTGTCCCGATTCCCAAGATCCACAGTTACTGGATTTCTCCGAAGCAGACTACCCCTCCT CATCTGCAAACAGTCGGAAGGACAAGTCTCTGAGAATTATGAGCCAGAAGTTTGTCACGCTGTTCCTGGTCTCCAAAACCAAGATAGTTACTCTTGATGTGGCCGCCAAAATACTGATAGAAGAAAGCCAAGATACGCCAGACCATAGTAAATTTAAAA CAAAGGTACGACGCCTCTATGACATAGCCAATGTGCTGACCAGCTTGGCGCTGATAAAGAAAGTGCATGTCACGGAAGATCGAGGCCGGAAACCTGCCTTCAAGTGGATCGGCCCTGTGGATTTCAGTTCCACAG aTGACGATCTTGTGGATGTTTCTACACCTGTCCTACcagaattgaaaaaagaaatatacggCCACATTCAGttctatgcaaaacagaaacttgCTCGACATGGCTCCTTTAACTCAGAGCAGGCTTCTGAGAGGATACAGAGGAAAGTGAACTCAGAACCCAGCAGCCCTTACAGACAAAAACAAG GATCAGGAGGCTACTCCTTGGAAATTGGAAGTCTGGCAGCTGTCTACagacagaaaatagaagacaACTCAAA GGCGGAAGCTTTTGCCAGCCAGAGCGCGATGCCTCCGTCCAGCAGCCTGGACCCCGCCGCTCCTCTCCCCGGCCTGTGTGTTGACTCGGAATACTGTGTGAGCCCCTTGTCCTGCCAAGTCCTCCCTGCGGCCCAGACAGAGTCGAAGGCCTTGTCGGCCCAGAACGGTCTGAGCGGCGGAGGCGTCTCCCTGGCCCCCACGGCGCCGGACGGGGAGCCCCTGCCGCCGGCCGTGGCGGCCGCCGGGCCCCTGCTCTACGTGCCGCCCGCCCCGCTGTTCATGCTGTGCGGGGGCCTGCAGGAGGGGCCGCCGGGGCCGGGCGCGGGCTCCGAGGGCGCAGCAGCAGAGCAGCCCCCCGTGCCCGCGGGTCAGAAGCGCCTGAGCAGGGACAGGAAGCCCCAGCAGGAGGACGAGGCGCCAGCCACCAAGAGACAGAGCAGGGACCACGGGGCCGGCCCCCTCGCCCTTGTCGTGCCCAAG AAACCTTCAGATTCCACAGACATCGCCTCTCCCAAGAACTCTGCACCCCATGAAGACACTCACACGAACAGGCAACTTTCTGCTGCAAAAGCAGTTTTGGGAAAGGCTACCACAAACGGCTTCGTCTCTTTTGAGTGGGAAAATCCTTCTAGAAATACAGAGATAGAAAAGCCTTCGAAGGAAAATGAGAGCACCAAAGAGCCCTCTCTGCTGCAGTATCTTTATGTGCAGTCGCCAGCAG GATTAAATGGTTTCAACGTGCTCTTGTCTGGCAGTCAGAGCCCCCATGCTGTGGGCCTGCCCGTGGGCCCGCTGCCCCCGCTCAGCGTTCCGTGCGTGGTCGTGCCGTCGCCGACCCTGGGTGCCTTTCCTGTTCTGTGCTCTCCCACGGTGCCCGGGCCGGGGTCCTCTGCTCCCAGCCCTCTCCCGAACGCGGGACCTGTGAATTTTGGCTTGCCTGGCCTCGGATCAACAGCTCATCTTCTCATCGGCCCTGCCGCCCTGGTTAATCCAAAGTCGTCCACACTCCCCTCCACAGACCCTCAGCTTCAGGGTCCATGCTCACTTCACCTGAGTCCGGTGATGTCAAGGTCACATGGCAGCGTGCCACCTGGATCCCCCGCTTATGgaggtcacccagtccccgcagtAAAATCACAACAG